The Ornithodoros turicata isolate Travis chromosome 7, ASM3712646v1, whole genome shotgun sequence genome includes a region encoding these proteins:
- the LOC135400845 gene encoding uncharacterized protein LOC135400845 — MERTATMEEGVVYSPYPDIDYPDNLSFYHYTERWMLRHSDGIAIIDGERRVTFDAALKGIQRYADGYRSQGLKTGDRVCVHLSNSAEAMMACYGVIAAGGAVVLAKPTLTRGELLYILRTSRASFIVLDAIHAEKVRSISDEVSLKGKFSLGPADGFFPIANFQSVETSLFKPCAISETKSATAVLTYTSGTTGLPKATDISHYALISAMEVMRCLKLFEDKDVLLAWNPITHISGFVFYISSLCYGTLSVVGSNRMPVEGFISTVNAHKVTSMCAFPTAFQKLLVQLESLQVKLPSLKKVFIAGAVATEALIRKALKVFELDSFQNGYGMSEAGGFLAMTPPGQLTREATVGFVAPSCKCKVIDVVTGRAVPAGTDGEILFQGPPLFTRYDGEPQATSSAFDKDSFFRTGDLGSYDSEGRFYVKDRIKDMIKCLDNQIAPAEVENLLLSHAEVAEAVVVGVPHEDYGEAPTAMVVLKEPRHPSPDQVAEELKELVQSQLTEYKHLHGGVIFIEAIPKTDSGKCLRRELRQRALKVSGLCVADGGPY; from the exons ATGGAACGGACGGCCACGATGGAGGAAGGCGTCGTCTACTCTCCGTATCCTGACATAGACTACCCGGACAACCTATCCTTCTACCATTACACCGAGCGATGGATGCTGCGACACTCCGACGGGATAGCTATT ATTGATGGCGAAAGGCGTGTAACCTTTGACGCTGCACTAAAAGGCATCCAGCGGTACGCCGATGGCTACAGATCTCAGGGCTTGAAAACAGGAGACCGGGTGTGCGTGCACCTCTCGAACTCAGCAGAAGCCATGATGGCCTGTTACGGAGTCATTGCTGCTGGCGGCGCCGTCGTGCTTGCCAAGCCCACACTTACTCGAG GGGAGCTCCTTTACATATTAAGAACAAGCAGGGCGTCGTTCATTGTCCTGGACGCCATACATGCCGAAAAAGTGCGAAGCATCAGCGATGAAGTTTCGCTTAAG GGAAAATTTTCGCTGGGGCCTGCTGACGGATTCTTCCCCATTGCCAACTTCCAAAGCGTTGAGACCTCCTTGTTTAAGCCCTGTGCCATAAGCGAGACAAAATCCGCAACAGCAGTTCTTACGTACACCTCCGGGACCACTGGACTTCCGAAAGCAACGGATATTTCTCACTACGCCTTGATTTCTGCGATGGAAGTTATGAG GTGCTTGAAATTGTTCGAAGATAAGGACGTCCTGCTGGCCTGGAACCCTATCACCCACATTTCTGGCTTCGTGTTTTACATATCGTCCCTGTGCTATGGTACATTATCTGTCGTTGGGAGTAACAGGATGCCCGTGGAAGGCTTTATCAGCACCGTCAACGCACATAAG GTTACCAGTATGTGCGCGTTCCCAACAGCATTTCAAAAACTACTGGTCCAACTGGAAAGTCTTCAAGTCAAGTTGCCTTCGCTGAAGAAGGTGTTCATCGCCGGAGCTGTAGCTACGGAGGCCCTGATTCGAAAGGCTCTGAAGGTATTCGAGCTGGACAGCTTCCAGAACGGATACGGAATGTCTGAAGCGGGAGGATTCCTAGCCATGACGCCACCGGGTCAGCTCACGCGCGAGGCTACTGTGGGATTCGTCGCACCGTCATGCAAGTGCAAA GTTATCGACGTCGTCACGGGAAGGGCTGTGCCAGCGGGAACGGACGGGGAGATCCTCTTCCAGGGACCTCCTCTGTTCACTCGCTATGACGGTGAGCCTCAAGCAACTTCATCGGCTTTCGACAAGGACAGTTTTTTCCGCACTG GGGACCTTGGCAGCTATGACAGTGAAGGACGGTTCTACGTCAAGGACCGGATCAAAGACATGATAAAGTGTTTGGACAACCAGATAGCTCCAGCGGAGGTCGAGAACTTGCTCCTGAGCCATGCAGAGGTCGCAGAGGCGGTTGTTGTGGGAGTGCCACACGAGGATTACGGTGAAGCTCCAACTGCGATGGTTGTACTCAAAGAGCCTCGTCATCCTTCCCCTGACCAAGTAGCGGAGGAGTTGAAGGAGCTTGTACAAT CTCAGCTGACGGAATACAAGCACCTGCACGGCGGCGTTATTTTTATTGAAGCCATCCCGAAGACTGACTCCGGGAAGTGCCTTCGCAGGGAGCTCCGGCAGCGTGCCTTGAAAGTCAGCGGTCTCTGCGTTGCGGACGGCGGCCCTTATTAA